In Paralcaligenes sp. KSB-10, the following are encoded in one genomic region:
- the ntrB gene encoding nitrate ABC transporter permease: MNTTAATLTSFMRNIAWRDKAGHILRASAGPLAGIAMLLIVWQIIALKISDIPGPASTFQAAVELFAHPFYDKGPNDVGIGWNILASLGRVAIGFLLAAAAGIPIGFLIGRFHSLGSMCAPIISLLRPVSPLAWLPLGLLLFKAANPAAIWAIFICSIWPMIINTADGVKRIPQDYMNVARVLNLSEWKIFTRILLPSVLPNVITGVRLSIGTAWLVIVAAEMLTGGTGIGFWLWDEWNNLNVRHILIAILIIGMVGLILDLALLALARRYDYSES, encoded by the coding sequence ATGAATACGACCGCGGCAACCTTGACTTCTTTTATGCGCAACATCGCATGGCGCGATAAAGCCGGGCACATTCTGAGGGCAAGCGCGGGGCCGCTTGCGGGCATTGCCATGTTGCTCATCGTCTGGCAGATCATCGCGCTGAAAATCAGCGATATCCCCGGCCCGGCCAGCACTTTTCAAGCGGCCGTCGAACTTTTCGCGCATCCCTTCTACGACAAGGGACCCAACGACGTGGGCATAGGCTGGAATATTCTGGCCTCGCTGGGCCGCGTGGCCATAGGCTTTCTGCTGGCCGCCGCGGCCGGCATCCCCATCGGGTTCCTGATTGGCCGATTCCATTCGCTGGGCTCGATGTGCGCACCCATTATCAGCCTGCTGCGGCCGGTATCGCCCCTGGCCTGGCTGCCGCTGGGCCTGCTGTTGTTCAAGGCCGCCAATCCCGCCGCCATCTGGGCCATTTTCATCTGCTCCATCTGGCCCATGATCATCAACACCGCCGATGGCGTCAAGCGTATTCCCCAGGACTACATGAATGTGGCGCGCGTGCTGAACTTGTCTGAATGGAAAATATTCACACGCATTCTCCTGCCGTCGGTCCTGCCCAATGTGATAACCGGGGTACGGCTCTCCATAGGCACGGCATGGCTGGTGATAGTGGCCGCCGAGATGCTTACGGGCGGCACGGGCATAGGCTTCTGGCTGTGGGATGAGTGGAACAACCTGAATGTCCGGCACATTCTGATTGCCATTTTGATTATCGGCATGGTGGGGCTGATCCTCGATCTGGCCTTGCTGGCGCTGGCCAGGCGTTATGACTACAGCGAGAGTTGA
- a CDS encoding ABC transporter ATP-binding protein, whose translation MKKFVSIEYVGQTFDTKNGPFVALRDINLSIQKGEFVSLIGHSGCGKSTLLNLIAGITQPTDGVLLCADKEIKGPGPDRAVVFQNHSLLPWLSCFQNVYLAVERVFSATENVRQLKARTSSALNLVGLRHAEHKYPREISGGMKQRVGIARALSIEPKVLLMDEPFGALDSLTRAHLQDALLRIVASTGTTTIMVTHDVDEAVLLSDRIVMLSNGPAATIGEILDVGLERPRSRIALAGNPAYLACRAAVVNFLHLRHSNPDTAAVAAI comes from the coding sequence ATGAAAAAATTTGTGAGCATTGAATATGTCGGACAAACCTTCGACACCAAAAATGGCCCTTTTGTCGCGCTGCGCGACATCAACCTGTCCATACAGAAAGGGGAATTCGTTTCCCTGATCGGGCACTCGGGCTGCGGCAAATCCACGCTGCTGAATTTGATTGCCGGCATCACGCAGCCCACCGACGGCGTCCTGCTGTGCGCCGACAAAGAGATCAAGGGTCCAGGGCCCGATCGTGCCGTCGTCTTTCAAAATCATTCACTGCTGCCCTGGCTCAGCTGTTTTCAGAACGTCTACCTGGCGGTCGAACGGGTTTTTTCCGCCACGGAAAACGTGCGGCAACTCAAAGCACGCACTTCTTCGGCGCTGAATCTGGTGGGCTTGCGGCACGCCGAACACAAATATCCCCGGGAAATTTCCGGCGGCATGAAGCAGCGCGTAGGTATTGCCAGGGCCCTGTCCATTGAACCCAAGGTACTGCTGATGGACGAACCCTTCGGCGCCCTGGACTCGCTGACCCGGGCCCATTTGCAGGATGCGCTCTTGCGCATTGTGGCAAGCACCGGGACCACGACCATCATGGTGACGCACGACGTCGACGAGGCCGTGCTGCTCTCGGACCGCATCGTCATGCTGAGCAACGGCCCCGCCGCCACGATAGGCGAGATTCTGGACGTTGGGCTTGAACGGCCGCGCAGCCGCATCGCCCTGGCCGGCAATCCGGCTTACCTCGCCTGCCGTGCGGCCGTGGTGAACTTCCTGCACCTGCGCCACAGCAATCCCGACACAGCGGCAGTGGCGGCGATTTGA
- the yfcF gene encoding glutathione transferase, translating into MSNRIALYANSQFSSPYVLSVYATLVEKGLSFDLKTIDLNSGQQFSKDYARLSLTSRVPTLVDGDFSLSESSAIIEYLEEAYSHPDHISVFPEDRKSRAKARQIQAWLRSDLAALRDERPTTVFYAAKNPRPLSAQAGQEVKKLLDIADMLIDEEGNHLFGHWSIADVDFAVMLNRLLANGDPVPEKIRKYVKRQWSRPCVHDWWKRASQIG; encoded by the coding sequence ATGAGCAACCGCATTGCCTTATACGCCAACAGTCAGTTTTCCAGCCCCTATGTATTATCGGTTTATGCCACTCTCGTCGAGAAAGGTCTTTCTTTCGATCTTAAAACCATCGACCTCAACAGCGGCCAGCAATTTTCAAAAGATTATGCGCGGCTTTCCTTGACCTCGCGGGTTCCAACCCTGGTGGATGGCGATTTTTCCTTGTCCGAATCTTCGGCCATTATCGAATACCTGGAAGAGGCCTATTCTCACCCCGACCATATTTCGGTTTTCCCCGAAGACAGGAAATCAAGAGCCAAGGCCCGCCAAATCCAGGCCTGGCTGCGCAGCGACCTGGCTGCCTTGCGCGACGAGCGCCCCACTACTGTCTTTTATGCGGCGAAAAACCCCAGGCCCCTGTCGGCTCAGGCCGGACAGGAGGTAAAAAAACTGCTGGATATCGCCGATATGCTTATCGACGAGGAAGGCAATCATCTTTTTGGGCATTGGTCGATTGCCGATGTGGACTTCGCCGTCATGTTGAATCGCCTGCTTGCCAACGGCGATCCTGTACCTGAAAAAATCAGGAAGTATGTAAAACGGCAATGGAGCCGCCCTTGTGTCCACGACTGGTGGAAGCGCGCTTCGCAAATCGGCTAG